TAGCATCACCACGCCGAAGAACACACGCGCGACCTATCTTTATTTGACCCTGTGAAACTCGttcataagtttttttttttttatttgaatttaacttttattattattagtacaAATACataatgatatttgatttaataaaagaaatttaaatatatattaaatttctccaataaaaaatataaattagccTTTTAAGAAGTTTTACTGTGTAGACCCGacatatacaatttttaaaactttcacTATTATCTCAATCTCAACATTCTAATATGTACTGAGGATCACTAGTAGAACATGATTCTTGAGGTTGGGTAAGTCTAGCACACATGTATGACTCAGGTGATTCAAAGCAACCTTTATATTTAGGTTGTACAACTTTCACATGTTTGTTAACTATATAATGTCATTGAATTGGTAGAGTTTTAAATAAAAGGATTTCAAAGGCAACATTATCAACTCATTACTATGAGGTGAAAAAGATTTTCTGTTTAATGGATATGTAAtgcaagaaaaataatacattttttgtAATGATTACATATTGTATATTGTATAGAGGAGAGTTTCAAATATGTGTTATCACTATTCAAGGGTCATGATAATAAtgatgaatataataaaaaaatagaatttactTGCAAATATATTTGATGGAGAATGGATTAAATCACAATAGTATTTTTTTCGGTTATTCATTAGTGATCAAATTCCACCTTCACACAACAAATTGTTGAATGATCAAGttttaaaaagagaaagtaTTCAGTTGTGTGATTGATTGACAAGTGCATCAAATCAGTTGTAATACAACCAAATGAGATTATCGTATCCACGAAGAAGCAATAAGTATATTGGTAGTTggtttttgatgtttttaatttggatagaaaatacatatacataaatatatagatTGAGAGTGAAAGCTAGATTCAATTTATATGTGTAGatgtaattataatatattcaatGAATACAACAATGTTCAAATACTCCTAATTTAGATATGCAAGATTAATTGTTCCATGATTGTAGATCTCTGCTCAACTTAATTAGATATATTTTCACGTCTAAAGACAATCTTGGTGGTGGATATTACTTTCCTTATTCTCTAAGGTTAAGAACTCGTAGATTTCTCATATAATGTCTATCTAAGTCTTAAACAATTTACTCATCCTTGGCATAAGTTCCTGTTAGGATTGATTAATAGTCGAGTTTGGCCATATTTGAATCCAACTTGAGTAGTTCAACATAATCcgaatttaatcttttaaaatctaatttgaccatttaatttgtcaaatatttttgtatgtagATGATTTTGGTTAAAGTTAAATACGCATAGgttatttagatttaatttttattaaatcaattaataaaaatgttaatgattgaatttaaatatatgttatgactgaatttgtaaaatttaataattcacATAAGTATATCCTTCACACTCATACTATCATATATCATAACCAAAAACTTAAAGCAATAGTTACAAAAAAACTATGATGTTCCACTTATCAAAATCATTGTTCTGATGCACAAAATTTAAGCCAGAACAACGTGAAAAGATGAGAAAAGACAATAGTTTACTACCATTAAGGAGTAAACCAAAGAATTTCATGCAAGAATCTTAAGACTTTTTCCAATTGTTAAAAAATGCATCTCAATCCCATCATCTAAGAGTTTTAAAGAGAAAACATTATTCTAGCATTGTTTTTGCTATGAAAAGCCAATGTTATGATCCATATACTTGAAATAGTGTTTAAGAGCTAAAGTGGCATGAACAATCTTCATTTTCAACAAATTAGTAACATTACCTAACAGTTGAGACAAACAAATTCACTATGCAAAATTCTAAACCGCTcattaatcaaagaaaataaaatatatttgtagttaCATGTCTGCTAGGTTTAATTCCTAACCCTCCATTAGCGAAAACATCAAATTTCATGACAAATGGgttattactttttaaacattaaatttaaagcATCACAAAACCTTTGATAACTAGAAGTCCTAAATATCTTCTCCACCCAAATGattatttcatcataatttcacctcattattaatttgaaatgtGTCATTTCTAACAATTAAAAGGCTAAAATGATTTCAATGGGGAgcatatttaaatttgtaagtacctcatcaaaatcttcaaaaatgTGTAAAAATTCAGCCATAAAACCTGCCAAGAAGAAAGAAAGCCAGATAAATGATGACACACCACAATCacaattttttatgtgaaaataaGCAATTATAAGTGAATGAACTTAAAATGTAAAACATCATGAGaacaaagaaaatcaaaatgagGCCTAAATTACCATTGTTGAAAGGAACTGCAAGCTTGAGGCCCTCAAGCAGTGATTTTCACTTCCTTAGGCCAATTGCAACACACGTACCCAAttacagataaaataaaaaccctcACTTTCTCTGATTGTTGGAAAAAAAAGCACGGCATGCCCCACCACTTGATTACAAATAACAACCATCATATAAACATTTTCCTAACATGGAAAAGGTTAAGACTTTTAGTGTTGGGAACTCCGAGTTCATTAAATCTACTATGATTAGAAGACCCAAATCATTAACTAGTTAAGGAGAAAAGTGCATaattggcttttaacgtcctccaatagacgtccgtccacaaaaGCATCAACGTAAATAATTAACCGGTGGcatattcgtaaataagtgaaactgtagacgtccgttgtggggggatggacgtctataatattatagacgtccgggtcccacccacggacgtctaagaggctggaACAATCACCTCTTCAACTTCCTTGTTAGCCCCTTacacgtccgttgtggagggggccggacgtctataatattatagacgtccgccccccacaacggacgtttaggGTGCTGACATTGAATAGAAGATGGTGACGTGGCAGAAGTTAAATGTCATCTCATTAGTCTTGTGCACACCTGGACTGTCTGTCGTTAATGATTTAAACGCCGTTTgtaaaaaggactaaattgaacaaaagtTACATTCTTTAGACAacattgaatagaaaaaaaactGGGACCAAATCGAACACACCtaacgaaaatagggaccatcAGGGGTATTAAGCCTACTTTATATGATCCTATCTAGGAAAGATTATTATCGTTTCTGAATTTGGATTCCTTcttcaaaatagataaatatatcaaaaaataccaaaggATATATAAGAATAACACAAAATAAGATAGCAGATTAATAAGTAAAAGAAGATTTGTCACAAAGAATTCAATTTTTGATAAGAATTGGTGTTCTATAATAAGAACCAAGAGAATCCTCTTTTAAACGAAAACCAATTTCACATAATAACCAACCAAGGTCCCTTACATCTATTTATAGTCAAAGTATAAATAAACTAGAAATAAGCATCCTACGAAACCTTAAAAGAAAAGCCCCAAAACATTGGGCCtcaaaataactcaaaaattcaaaaacagaATCGAACTGTTCGCCCAAAGAAACATCTTTCTCATCCAGTAATAACTCAACACCCTCGTCCAACGAGATAGGCAGCTCACCCGACAaacttacaaaattaaaagaagttaTAGACGCTTTAAATGCGTAAAAGTTATTCTATAAGTGTGCTCCAAGCCATGACCTTCATGTCCTTTAAATTTCAAGCTTCATGGAGCATCTAGTGCTTCAAAAAGATATGTTCTTCCAAGCTTTTGGTTCTTAACCTTTTCATAGATCCTTTGAATTGCAATGATTCCTCCTCAAGTTCTTCTTGTATTAGAATCAAGGGATAATCCTCTATCACTACTACTCATCAAAGATCTCATTCACACAACCAAATTAGccaatataatagaaaaataatctaATAGCAAGCTTCCTTTGTCTCGGCTTTAGCTTTTAGCTTAAGTAAGCTCCAAAACTCTAGCTCTCACATGATGCTCTACCTATACGTAAAAAACTCATATTAACCATCTAAACACATCCTAGCAATCCTAGTCAATATCACATGCAAAGGTCCAATATCACACACATGCAAAACTTCTAAAAAATGATTCAAAAGAAAGGGTAGAAATGAACTTacttaaaataacattttgatTGATTAGGTTTCTATGTCAAGACTCCTATAGTGCACTCCAATCTTTAAACAAATAAGTAAATCAATCAAAATCTTAGAAAAAGTGTAGAggtaagaaaatttaataaattttagagagataatagtttttataaaataaaacttgattaactaattattctaattataactcaactttttaataataaaataactgagTTTCATTTATAAAGACTACTTCTACtcttagatattttttaagtcCTTACATAACTTGTCTTGTTGttgtgtatgaaaaaaaaaattgtgatgtTGCTTATTCTAATATCAGGACCAAGTGAACCTAACCTAAAATTGAGATTGTTATGAATGAAGAAGTTGAGGTATTCGAGACATATCAAAAGGCGATTTTCAGTTTAGATCATATTTGTcctatatttaaagaaaacacaatttaacataagttaaaataactttatttagGAAAACtcaaatgaaatttattatcaaaataatgaaagaaaagcATATTAATCAACTTTTATATTAGTCTAAACTAGATGTTGGACATTGCATATGTGCAATGCATATGGACAATATTATATGTGATAGTTTAATTGGCACATTGATAAACATTAGggaagataaaatattatttaaatgctAAAAAATATCTAGTTACAATGGTTGTTTGTTTGGAGTTACAACCACAAGCTTATGATAAATGAACATATTTGTATCCAACATGTCATACTTTgttaaaagatgaaaagaaaaacttttatgAGTGTTTATAAAGAAATCAAAGTACcacaaaaatacttttcaaataCAAGTAGAAGTTATAGGCATTCTAAAGTCTCAACATGACAATGAATGGAGGTAAAGGTAAAAGAGGTGTAAGAGTAGTTCCAAAATATCATGATGAACTCCTCCAAGaccatttatataaatttaacaaaatggATGACTTCTTGTTTTCATAGATACACACAAAACATTGTTAAAGTCTCCAAACCCTCTTACAAATGGAAAATGATTGTTGAATaagcataatttttttctcaaccGATTTAAAGACAATTTTCTAAGAAGATTGTGATgttagaaaattaaaactattagcACAAGGACTTAACTTTGATATCATAACATGcattatataaagtttaaaaatgacTAAAATATTGCGCCAAAATAATGATGTCACTTTTAAGGCAAAGCCCATGCTTTTTTctacatgaaaaaaataagaatctcATGATGGCTTCTATAAGTTCCATCGTAATCATTAAAGAAATTTTGGATTGATTACATTAAATTTAGAGtgtttgcttttaattttaaatggaTTGATAACACCATTAAAGTACATATTGAAGAATTTGGATTTATTTTGATTGATCAAATAAAGGTAACATATAAGTGTTGAGGGTATCGAGAAGTaggaaaaatttatttaagagaTCCAGAGTCCTTGTAAGATTAAATGATAGAAGATTATCCCTTAATTCAATACAAGAGGAACTTGAAGAGGAGTCTTTGCAGTTTAAAAGACATAAAGATCATGACTTGAAACACAATTATAGGATacttttagtaaattaaaattatttgtaattttcttttaatttttgttttcgaatttttaagtttttgctTTTTTTAGGATTTCTTAGGTAGCTTAAATATTTGTGTCTATATAGGgaaccaaatacatatgtagacatcTTAGATGATCATTAcatgaaaattgatttttcattGAAAGGAAATTTTATGGTACTTGGGTTAGAAttctgattcttatcaaagatgaATTTCTTTGTGACGAATCTTTCTTAACTTATCAATTTTTTAGATCATGGCATCTTCAActatagttttaataaaaaattacaatttttttgacGAATCTTCATTAACTTATCAATCTGTTAGATTGTGACGTCTTCGTCTTTATCTTATtccactttcttcttttatttatttaactttttgtattttttcttgaaattcgCTTACacaatttttgtattattgtaaaaataaaatacaaaaacatgttaatttAATACTAAACCAAATTTCCATACAACATTTtacattctaaattttaaaaaaaaatatactcatatagataatttaaattcattcaatttaaGGTTCAAAACCATGTATTCATTCAATTTGAAGACTACTAATAAAACATTTGACAATATTACTATTAACAATAACTATTATATCCAATATGCATTATCCActactaattattttaattatgaaataaacaaataaaactaacaTTTTGTTAagtatagttttattataattgccCTTAGAAATGCAAACTAGAGGCGTCCAagttataattcaaaattatgtaCAATAAGGAACATAATTTATCATCATACgctattttataatataaatcctACTTGTTAActattttacaatataaattttatttgttaattcttttataatataaattttatttgttaattcttttataatataaattttatttgtcaattcttttataatataaattttatttgtcaattcttttataatataaattttatttgttaatttttttataatataaattttatttgttaattcttttaaaaataatgataagatgatacacttttatattattttttatattcatttaatatataatgattgaaatgaatttttatactttttaaagttatattcatttaatacataatacaataaaagaataaaataattataaaaaaatgtaaaaattgtgttaaaatattattattgttattttattgaatatcgTAGAGTTGCGTACGATTAGCTAAAgcaaatctattattttatttagtttaaagaGAAAATACAAACATTTGAAGTGAGTTCCATGAACCCATGGATTcggataaatatataataaattgtgaAGTCATACATTATACAGAAAATCAACCTAATTTACTTGACATGTTAATACACATTTAAGATACCTCAACTTAGGATGAATAATTACAGCCCAAATCAAGAAATGATGGCAATTACGCGTGTAAGATACctcaattttaaaataccaaATTATGGTATAATATCTGGAAACACCAAGCTGCTGAACAATGCCATTTGCAATGAAACcattttattagttaattgaCGAGTTTATGTTCGAATGCAGGCAGGCGACAAGGAAGTGGTGCGCTATATCGCATTCAACTCCTTCTATTTATAGTTTGTATCATTCATTCAATTAGAAATTGGGTTTTGTTCACTTTACACTTATCTCTAATTTGAGCCCTACCTAGTCGTACACGTAAACATAAATGTGTAGTAGCTAGTGATGTGCTTCTTTGATACATTGCACCTTTCATTATTCTTCATTTTGTTCACACACTACACTTGGTTGTGGTTGTGCTGTGAGGTCCTACAACATGACACGCACATCAAACCTAGCACAGCAACTCTCACCTCACACCCTTttaaggaaagagaaaaaatctTCACTTTCACACAGCCACACCTTCACCAACGTCTCTAACCACCGCTAAATGCTAACCACTCccattttcttaattataactATAATCTTTTATCAACTCTTTCTAATTCTATTCTCTGCACTAAACcatacaaaaattcaaaaattaatcgGACATTTTATTTAGACATATAAAAGGGTTACAACTTACAATAATCAAGATTATATGGTAACGTTTGTCTTAAATTAGAAACCAATAAAGGAAAACTTGATGTTAAACACACATCATAATCATCCTACAGTAAAAAACCAGTACTCTATTGTAAGCGGTTAGATTATAAGTTAATGATGAAAGAGCTAAAATATCTTGGTCCATCGTACGGTTCAGAGACTCTTGCTTTCCCCAACACGAAACGTCGTCGTAGCGAGTGGTTGAAATCTCCTCCAACGATTCTCCGTCATACGCCACCTCCGTTGAGATGCGCAACCCTTCCAAACCCCTGCTTTCACGCAATAAAccaacataaataattaaattaataaataaaaataacatatacaaataagcgattgttaaattaaataaagcaAACCTGCGGATCACGGCCGGATACACCGTCGTCGTTCTCGCGTTGTCGTTTCAAAGAGGATGTTGTCGTTTCCGGTTCACATACGGAAACAGAAGCACCTTCGTCGTCGTCGTTTTTGCACCCGCTGAACGACGACCACTCGCTGCTGGAGGAGCTCGCCGGCGGAGGCGGTGTGGAGGACCACGGCACGACCTGGTTCTCGCCGTCTTCCTCGCCGGAGACATCGTCCTCCTCCGTGCTTGGTTCCTCGTCATTGCCGGATTCGGTCTCGTCCGGTTCTTCTGCGGCGGAGGCGGCGGAGGCGGCGCAGCGGTGGCAGATGGAGGCGGCGTTAGAGAGTCTGGCTCCGGCGGCCTTCCACGGCGTGGGAGAGTGGCACGTACGGCAGAGGAGGGTTCGCGAGTGTCTGGCGACCAAGAAGTTTGCGCTGTGAACCTTGGCGTCGCAGTCCCAGCATAAACTGGCCTGGTCCGACTCGCAGAAAATCCTGGCCGGAAGCTTACACAGTTCgcacttcttcatcttccactCACACGAAAGACGATGaaagtttgtgttttttttattcttttctttttctctctgtttATTTTGTgcgattttctttttctttatacttTCTCTCTCCGTTAGAAGAtttgaagaaaggaaaaaaagaaagggaagaaagagGCTCTGATTGTCGGCGAAATTTATAAAGGAAATTCCAACCTCTGCCgtttcatctttttttatttcaaaaccaaaaatttgtttttctttataataatagtattttttctttctcttttcaatattATTGGAATAAAACGGTTTAATTAGGGTACTCATTGGATCTTTTTAGATCAAGACTAAAGAAGAGAgcattaacatataaaaataatacaataatagaTAATTCATATGATATTTGAATTGCCAAATTTGAAGTAtaagatatttgaataaaagTGATATAATTCAAATAACAACTCAGAGTTTCACGTAACTTCTTGCATTATTATTCGAatgatgaaatataaatttgaataaaaggaAGACATTCGAATAAGCGTCTTTGTTAGCATTTTATGTATTTGAATAATTGGTAAAAACAACTTCGAATATTTGATAAGGGACAAAAATAGTTCCAATAACACTTCGCATATTTAAATAAgttgtaaaaatatttgaataaaacatCTAGTGAAGAATtctattaaaacaatttaatttaaatctttaaagGTAGAAAGGTAATTCTACTATTCtcttattttacatttataatttttttaatcaaaaacaatttaattttaatttgtctaTAATTTCCACTTTATTTACACGACATTGTTCAGTTTTCTctctttgtttcctttttctttttatatatttcattctcCTTCTTTCCTCACAcaatttgtttcttctttttttctacaCACGAGGTTAACGGTGTAACATccctttttttaaatattttttttataataaatgtatttttatttttatgataaatatatttttagtttgaaTAAAATCTGTATGAAACTCTGAAAAATATAACGGAGAGAAGTTAAAATGTGAAAGATATcacattatttatgtttaaaatttcgATTATATAAGTTATTGATTTTGTAcgaataatattaaaaaatgtgtcCTATGTCATCATTATT
The Vigna angularis cultivar LongXiaoDou No.4 chromosome 5, ASM1680809v1, whole genome shotgun sequence genome window above contains:
- the LOC108339777 gene encoding putative zinc finger protein CONSTANS-LIKE 11, whose amino-acid sequence is MKKCELCKLPARIFCESDQASLCWDCDAKVHSANFLVARHSRTLLCRTCHSPTPWKAAGARLSNAASICHRCAASAASAAEEPDETESGNDEEPSTEEDDVSGEEDGENQVVPWSSTPPPPASSSSSEWSSFSGCKNDDDEGASVSVCEPETTTSSLKRQRENDDGVSGRDPQGFGRVAHLNGGGV